The following are encoded in a window of Rissa tridactyla isolate bRisTri1 chromosome 3, bRisTri1.patW.cur.20221130, whole genome shotgun sequence genomic DNA:
- the LGSN gene encoding lengsin isoform X1 has protein sequence MQLVVVLHYHVLFHSCMLFGCIFYCWLQNTSENDNDEVDGNNICGFRKKKGVKGPTKYVPPLENEKMELFHTSKIPDPCPLQGTTSCSEPPPDQSLQNLTSFPPVQRDGVGHDSSDTSSDMKEDMSGQTGENQENADTGTKTIGKMHEEIDLPAKTEQPTGVQAARSSGKAGCAGAARRGEGSEKAEQQWGGMEDKAVKFHVAKTGSLGSAVTTQGSGTAEAFTGAPDISKRSLQELKNLLSEGPLPDYGPNYRGKAGGTYSQKNSKPWEKAADKQGRPFETFSPHFGEENRKYRSFHKEGVGQWSKPLLVLSSAGSDQQQPSGSDMDQLILRLPAAATHAEGTAPEIQFDSSTDHAASSREPDVNGLESPTLLHLFSHIEFIKQQMARDNIQFVRFESIDLHGVSRSKNVPSRFFHEKAIHGVAMPRSYLELTLNPRDNELDYINATNFNCDIILNPDLSTFRILPWTEQTARVICDSFTVLGNPLMTSPRHIAKKQLSQLQDNGFSLQSAFTYEFCIYGITEIVNSKTISFPAATILNNHDQTFIQELIEGMYYAGANIESFSSSSGPGQMEITFHPAFGIDAADSAFTFRTGIKEVAKKYNYVASFFSESGFYNSGPLSHSLWDLNGQKNVFSVGYGVEDLSDIGKNWLSGLLEHAAAISCLMAPTTSCRKPYSKYSKESKETVNAKWAYNDNSCAFNVKCHSGKGTRIENKLSSATANPYLVLAATIAAGLDGVKRGLRYDDLLQEENHTADLKHSSVPLKLEDALIALEKDSCIKEALGETFIRYFVAMKHYELETEEMDSERNKCLGYFI, from the exons ATGCAGCTGGTGGTAGTACTCCATTACCATGTTCTGTTTCATTCATGCATGTTATTTGGTTGTATATTTTATTGCTGGTTACAGAACACATCTGAAAATGACAATGATGAAGTTGATGGCAACAATATATGtggtttcagaaagaaaaagggagtcAAAGGTCCTACAAAGTATGTTCCTCCTTTAGAAAATGAGAAGATGGAGCTGTTCCACACCTCAAAAATCCCAGATCCTTGTCCCCTTCAAGGAACCACCAGTTGCTCAGAACCACCACCAGACCAGTCACTTCAAAACCTGACTAGCTTTCCTCCAGTACAAAGGGACGGAGTGGGTCATGACAGTTCTGATACCAGCAGTGACATGAAAGAAGACATGTCTGGACAAACAGGAGAAAACCAGGAAAACGCTGACACTGGGacaaaaacaataggaaaaatgCACGAGGAAATAGATCTACCAGCTAAAACGGAGCAGCCCACGGGCGTGCAGGCTGCGAGGAGCTCAGGGAAAGCTGGGTGTGCTGGGGCAGCACGCAGGGGAGAGGGCAGCGAGAAGGCAGAGCAGCAATGGGGTGGGATGGAAGACAAAGCTGTCAAGTTTCATGTGGCAAAGACGGGCTCCCTGGGCAGTGCTGTAACCACGCAAGGGAGCGGTACTGCAGAGGCCTTCACAGGGGCACCTGACATTTCTAAACGAAGTTTGCAGGAGTTGAAAAACCTGCTGAGTGAAGGTCCTTTGCCTGATTATGGGCCCAATTACAGAGGCAAGGCGGGTGGCACTTATTCTCAGAAAAATTCGAAGCCCTGGGAGAAAGCAGCGGACAAGCAGGGCCGACCCTTTGAGACTTTTAGTCCCCACTTTGGAGAGGAGAATCGAAAATACCGCAGCTTCCACAAGGAGGGAGTGGGGCAGTGGAGCAAACCCCTCCTGGTCCTCAGCTCTGCCGGGTCTGATCAGCAGCAACCATCGGGAAGCGACATGGATCAACTTATTCTGAGACTACCGGCAGCTGCTACACATGCGGAAGGCACGGCTCCCGAGATTCAGTTTGACTCCTCCACAGACCATGCCG CGTCCAGCAGAGAACCTGATGTAAACGGCCTTGAAAGTCCAACTCTCCTTCACCTGTTCTCTCATATTGAATTTATTAAGCAGCAGATGGCCAGGGACAACATACAGTTTGTCAGATTTGAATCAATAGATCTCCATGGTGTGTCAAGATCAAAGAATGTTCCTTCTCGATTTTTTCAC GAAAAAGCAATTCATGGTGTTGCCATGCCCAGAAGTTATCTTGAGCTGACCCTGAATCCTAGAGATAATGAATTAGATTACATAAATGCAACCAATTTTAATTGTGACATAATCCTGAACCCTGATTTATCAACGTTTCGAATTCTGCCCTGGACTGAGCAGACTGCGAGAGTGATATGCGATTCCTTCACCGTGCTGGGCAACCCGTTAATGACCTCACCAAGGCACATTGCCAAGAAACAGCTGAGCCAGCTTCAGGACAATGGCTTTTCTCTGCAGTCTGCCTTCACTTATGAATTTTGTATTTATGGCATTACTGAGATTGTAAATTCAAAGACAATATCCTTTCCTGCAGCCACGATACTAAATAACCATGACCAGACTTTCATTCAGGAGCTCATTGAAGGAATGTATTATGCTGGTGCCAACAttgaaagcttttcttcttccagcGGGCCTGGGCAAATGGAGATCACTTTTCATCCAGCGTTTGGCATAGATGCTGCTGACAGTGCCTTCACGTTTAGAACAGGCATTAAAGAGGTGGCTAAGAAGTACAACTACGTGGCTAGCTTTTTCTCAGAATCGGGATTCTACAATTCAGGGCCTCTGTCACACAGCCTGTGGGATTTGAATGGCCAGAAGAATGTGTTTTCTGTTGGCTATGGAGTTGAGGATCTCTCAGATATTGGAAAAAATTGGTTATCGGGTCTCTTGGAACACGCAGCAGCCATCAGCTGCTTGATGGCTCCTACCACCAGCTGCCGTAAGCCGTATTCTAAATACAGTAAAGAATCAAAAGAGACTGTAAATGCAAAATGGGCATATAATGACAACAGCTGCGCCTTTAATGTCAAATGCCATAGTGGAAAAGGCACTCGCATAGAGAATAAATTAAGTTCTGCTACAGCAAACCCCTACCTGGTGCTTGCTGCTACTATTGCTGCAGGTCTAGATGGAGTAAAAAGAGGACTTAGGTATGATGATTTGCTCCAAGAAGAAAATCACACTGCTGACCTGAAACATTCGTCAGTCCCTCTGAAACTAGAAGATGCTCTTATTGCACTTGAGAAAGATTCGTGCATCAAGGAAGCATTAGGCGAAACTTTTATCCGATACTTTGTTGCCATGAAGCATTATGAGTTAGAAACTGAAGAAATGGATAGCGAAAGGAATAAATGCCTGGGGTATTTTATTTAG
- the LGSN gene encoding lengsin isoform X3 translates to MELFHTSKIPDPCPLQGTTSCSEPPPDQSLQNLTSFPPVQRDGVGHDSSDTSSDMKEDMSGQTGENQENADTGTKTIGKMHEEIDLPAKTEQPTGVQAARSSGKAGCAGAARRGEGSEKAEQQWGGMEDKAVKFHVAKTGSLGSAVTTQGSGTAEAFTGAPDISKRSLQELKNLLSEGPLPDYGPNYRGKAGGTYSQKNSKPWEKAADKQGRPFETFSPHFGEENRKYRSFHKEGVGQWSKPLLVLSSAGSDQQQPSGSDMDQLILRLPAAATHAEGTAPEIQFDSSTDHAASSREPDVNGLESPTLLHLFSHIEFIKQQMARDNIQFVRFESIDLHGVSRSKNVPSRFFHEKAIHGVAMPRSYLELTLNPRDNELDYINATNFNCDIILNPDLSTFRILPWTEQTARVICDSFTVLGNPLMTSPRHIAKKQLSQLQDNGFSLQSAFTYEFCIYGITEIVNSKTISFPAATILNNHDQTFIQELIEGMYYAGANIESFSSSSGPGQMEITFHPAFGIDAADSAFTFRTGIKEVAKKYNYVASFFSESGFYNSGPLSHSLWDLNGQKNVFSVGYGVEDLSDIGKNWLSGLLEHAAAISCLMAPTTSCRKPYSKYSKESKETVNAKWAYNDNSCAFNVKCHSGKGTRIENKLSSATANPYLVLAATIAAGLDGVKRGLRYDDLLQEENHTADLKHSSVPLKLEDALIALEKDSCIKEALGETFIRYFVAMKHYELETEEMDSERNKCLGYFI, encoded by the exons ATGGAGCTGTTCCACACCTCAAAAATCCCAGATCCTTGTCCCCTTCAAGGAACCACCAGTTGCTCAGAACCACCACCAGACCAGTCACTTCAAAACCTGACTAGCTTTCCTCCAGTACAAAGGGACGGAGTGGGTCATGACAGTTCTGATACCAGCAGTGACATGAAAGAAGACATGTCTGGACAAACAGGAGAAAACCAGGAAAACGCTGACACTGGGacaaaaacaataggaaaaatgCACGAGGAAATAGATCTACCAGCTAAAACGGAGCAGCCCACGGGCGTGCAGGCTGCGAGGAGCTCAGGGAAAGCTGGGTGTGCTGGGGCAGCACGCAGGGGAGAGGGCAGCGAGAAGGCAGAGCAGCAATGGGGTGGGATGGAAGACAAAGCTGTCAAGTTTCATGTGGCAAAGACGGGCTCCCTGGGCAGTGCTGTAACCACGCAAGGGAGCGGTACTGCAGAGGCCTTCACAGGGGCACCTGACATTTCTAAACGAAGTTTGCAGGAGTTGAAAAACCTGCTGAGTGAAGGTCCTTTGCCTGATTATGGGCCCAATTACAGAGGCAAGGCGGGTGGCACTTATTCTCAGAAAAATTCGAAGCCCTGGGAGAAAGCAGCGGACAAGCAGGGCCGACCCTTTGAGACTTTTAGTCCCCACTTTGGAGAGGAGAATCGAAAATACCGCAGCTTCCACAAGGAGGGAGTGGGGCAGTGGAGCAAACCCCTCCTGGTCCTCAGCTCTGCCGGGTCTGATCAGCAGCAACCATCGGGAAGCGACATGGATCAACTTATTCTGAGACTACCGGCAGCTGCTACACATGCGGAAGGCACGGCTCCCGAGATTCAGTTTGACTCCTCCACAGACCATGCCG CGTCCAGCAGAGAACCTGATGTAAACGGCCTTGAAAGTCCAACTCTCCTTCACCTGTTCTCTCATATTGAATTTATTAAGCAGCAGATGGCCAGGGACAACATACAGTTTGTCAGATTTGAATCAATAGATCTCCATGGTGTGTCAAGATCAAAGAATGTTCCTTCTCGATTTTTTCAC GAAAAAGCAATTCATGGTGTTGCCATGCCCAGAAGTTATCTTGAGCTGACCCTGAATCCTAGAGATAATGAATTAGATTACATAAATGCAACCAATTTTAATTGTGACATAATCCTGAACCCTGATTTATCAACGTTTCGAATTCTGCCCTGGACTGAGCAGACTGCGAGAGTGATATGCGATTCCTTCACCGTGCTGGGCAACCCGTTAATGACCTCACCAAGGCACATTGCCAAGAAACAGCTGAGCCAGCTTCAGGACAATGGCTTTTCTCTGCAGTCTGCCTTCACTTATGAATTTTGTATTTATGGCATTACTGAGATTGTAAATTCAAAGACAATATCCTTTCCTGCAGCCACGATACTAAATAACCATGACCAGACTTTCATTCAGGAGCTCATTGAAGGAATGTATTATGCTGGTGCCAACAttgaaagcttttcttcttccagcGGGCCTGGGCAAATGGAGATCACTTTTCATCCAGCGTTTGGCATAGATGCTGCTGACAGTGCCTTCACGTTTAGAACAGGCATTAAAGAGGTGGCTAAGAAGTACAACTACGTGGCTAGCTTTTTCTCAGAATCGGGATTCTACAATTCAGGGCCTCTGTCACACAGCCTGTGGGATTTGAATGGCCAGAAGAATGTGTTTTCTGTTGGCTATGGAGTTGAGGATCTCTCAGATATTGGAAAAAATTGGTTATCGGGTCTCTTGGAACACGCAGCAGCCATCAGCTGCTTGATGGCTCCTACCACCAGCTGCCGTAAGCCGTATTCTAAATACAGTAAAGAATCAAAAGAGACTGTAAATGCAAAATGGGCATATAATGACAACAGCTGCGCCTTTAATGTCAAATGCCATAGTGGAAAAGGCACTCGCATAGAGAATAAATTAAGTTCTGCTACAGCAAACCCCTACCTGGTGCTTGCTGCTACTATTGCTGCAGGTCTAGATGGAGTAAAAAGAGGACTTAGGTATGATGATTTGCTCCAAGAAGAAAATCACACTGCTGACCTGAAACATTCGTCAGTCCCTCTGAAACTAGAAGATGCTCTTATTGCACTTGAGAAAGATTCGTGCATCAAGGAAGCATTAGGCGAAACTTTTATCCGATACTTTGTTGCCATGAAGCATTATGAGTTAGAAACTGAAGAAATGGATAGCGAAAGGAATAAATGCCTGGGGTATTTTATTTAG
- the LGSN gene encoding lengsin isoform X2 produces MNKKEDLTQQNTSENDNDEVDGNNICGFRKKKGVKGPTKYVPPLENEKMELFHTSKIPDPCPLQGTTSCSEPPPDQSLQNLTSFPPVQRDGVGHDSSDTSSDMKEDMSGQTGENQENADTGTKTIGKMHEEIDLPAKTEQPTGVQAARSSGKAGCAGAARRGEGSEKAEQQWGGMEDKAVKFHVAKTGSLGSAVTTQGSGTAEAFTGAPDISKRSLQELKNLLSEGPLPDYGPNYRGKAGGTYSQKNSKPWEKAADKQGRPFETFSPHFGEENRKYRSFHKEGVGQWSKPLLVLSSAGSDQQQPSGSDMDQLILRLPAAATHAEGTAPEIQFDSSTDHAASSREPDVNGLESPTLLHLFSHIEFIKQQMARDNIQFVRFESIDLHGVSRSKNVPSRFFHEKAIHGVAMPRSYLELTLNPRDNELDYINATNFNCDIILNPDLSTFRILPWTEQTARVICDSFTVLGNPLMTSPRHIAKKQLSQLQDNGFSLQSAFTYEFCIYGITEIVNSKTISFPAATILNNHDQTFIQELIEGMYYAGANIESFSSSSGPGQMEITFHPAFGIDAADSAFTFRTGIKEVAKKYNYVASFFSESGFYNSGPLSHSLWDLNGQKNVFSVGYGVEDLSDIGKNWLSGLLEHAAAISCLMAPTTSCRKPYSKYSKESKETVNAKWAYNDNSCAFNVKCHSGKGTRIENKLSSATANPYLVLAATIAAGLDGVKRGLRYDDLLQEENHTADLKHSSVPLKLEDALIALEKDSCIKEALGETFIRYFVAMKHYELETEEMDSERNKCLGYFI; encoded by the exons AACACATCTGAAAATGACAATGATGAAGTTGATGGCAACAATATATGtggtttcagaaagaaaaagggagtcAAAGGTCCTACAAAGTATGTTCCTCCTTTAGAAAATGAGAAGATGGAGCTGTTCCACACCTCAAAAATCCCAGATCCTTGTCCCCTTCAAGGAACCACCAGTTGCTCAGAACCACCACCAGACCAGTCACTTCAAAACCTGACTAGCTTTCCTCCAGTACAAAGGGACGGAGTGGGTCATGACAGTTCTGATACCAGCAGTGACATGAAAGAAGACATGTCTGGACAAACAGGAGAAAACCAGGAAAACGCTGACACTGGGacaaaaacaataggaaaaatgCACGAGGAAATAGATCTACCAGCTAAAACGGAGCAGCCCACGGGCGTGCAGGCTGCGAGGAGCTCAGGGAAAGCTGGGTGTGCTGGGGCAGCACGCAGGGGAGAGGGCAGCGAGAAGGCAGAGCAGCAATGGGGTGGGATGGAAGACAAAGCTGTCAAGTTTCATGTGGCAAAGACGGGCTCCCTGGGCAGTGCTGTAACCACGCAAGGGAGCGGTACTGCAGAGGCCTTCACAGGGGCACCTGACATTTCTAAACGAAGTTTGCAGGAGTTGAAAAACCTGCTGAGTGAAGGTCCTTTGCCTGATTATGGGCCCAATTACAGAGGCAAGGCGGGTGGCACTTATTCTCAGAAAAATTCGAAGCCCTGGGAGAAAGCAGCGGACAAGCAGGGCCGACCCTTTGAGACTTTTAGTCCCCACTTTGGAGAGGAGAATCGAAAATACCGCAGCTTCCACAAGGAGGGAGTGGGGCAGTGGAGCAAACCCCTCCTGGTCCTCAGCTCTGCCGGGTCTGATCAGCAGCAACCATCGGGAAGCGACATGGATCAACTTATTCTGAGACTACCGGCAGCTGCTACACATGCGGAAGGCACGGCTCCCGAGATTCAGTTTGACTCCTCCACAGACCATGCCG CGTCCAGCAGAGAACCTGATGTAAACGGCCTTGAAAGTCCAACTCTCCTTCACCTGTTCTCTCATATTGAATTTATTAAGCAGCAGATGGCCAGGGACAACATACAGTTTGTCAGATTTGAATCAATAGATCTCCATGGTGTGTCAAGATCAAAGAATGTTCCTTCTCGATTTTTTCAC GAAAAAGCAATTCATGGTGTTGCCATGCCCAGAAGTTATCTTGAGCTGACCCTGAATCCTAGAGATAATGAATTAGATTACATAAATGCAACCAATTTTAATTGTGACATAATCCTGAACCCTGATTTATCAACGTTTCGAATTCTGCCCTGGACTGAGCAGACTGCGAGAGTGATATGCGATTCCTTCACCGTGCTGGGCAACCCGTTAATGACCTCACCAAGGCACATTGCCAAGAAACAGCTGAGCCAGCTTCAGGACAATGGCTTTTCTCTGCAGTCTGCCTTCACTTATGAATTTTGTATTTATGGCATTACTGAGATTGTAAATTCAAAGACAATATCCTTTCCTGCAGCCACGATACTAAATAACCATGACCAGACTTTCATTCAGGAGCTCATTGAAGGAATGTATTATGCTGGTGCCAACAttgaaagcttttcttcttccagcGGGCCTGGGCAAATGGAGATCACTTTTCATCCAGCGTTTGGCATAGATGCTGCTGACAGTGCCTTCACGTTTAGAACAGGCATTAAAGAGGTGGCTAAGAAGTACAACTACGTGGCTAGCTTTTTCTCAGAATCGGGATTCTACAATTCAGGGCCTCTGTCACACAGCCTGTGGGATTTGAATGGCCAGAAGAATGTGTTTTCTGTTGGCTATGGAGTTGAGGATCTCTCAGATATTGGAAAAAATTGGTTATCGGGTCTCTTGGAACACGCAGCAGCCATCAGCTGCTTGATGGCTCCTACCACCAGCTGCCGTAAGCCGTATTCTAAATACAGTAAAGAATCAAAAGAGACTGTAAATGCAAAATGGGCATATAATGACAACAGCTGCGCCTTTAATGTCAAATGCCATAGTGGAAAAGGCACTCGCATAGAGAATAAATTAAGTTCTGCTACAGCAAACCCCTACCTGGTGCTTGCTGCTACTATTGCTGCAGGTCTAGATGGAGTAAAAAGAGGACTTAGGTATGATGATTTGCTCCAAGAAGAAAATCACACTGCTGACCTGAAACATTCGTCAGTCCCTCTGAAACTAGAAGATGCTCTTATTGCACTTGAGAAAGATTCGTGCATCAAGGAAGCATTAGGCGAAACTTTTATCCGATACTTTGTTGCCATGAAGCATTATGAGTTAGAAACTGAAGAAATGGATAGCGAAAGGAATAAATGCCTGGGGTATTTTATTTAG